From Streptomyces sp. 6-11-2, one genomic window encodes:
- a CDS encoding helix-turn-helix domain-containing protein, producing MRDLPDDDSWIPEQRRAIGTRIRAERERQRLTQEQVILAARIDRVTLWRLETGQDTKLSTLLRIAFVLDVPLRDLIG from the coding sequence GTGCGAGACCTGCCCGACGACGACTCCTGGATCCCCGAGCAACGCCGGGCCATCGGCACCCGCATCCGCGCCGAACGCGAGAGGCAACGCCTCACCCAGGAACAGGTCATCCTCGCCGCGCGCATCGACCGCGTCACCCTCTGGCGCCTCGAAACCGGCCAAGACACCAAGCTCAGCACCCTTTTACGCATCGCCTTCGTCCTCGACGTCCCCCTCCGCGACCTCATCGGCTGA
- a CDS encoding DNA-processing protein DprA — translation MILTRAITITGTRNTSHKPLDEYAQLFTDFLGPFATDAHFYIGGARGIDALTLLWLAGNTDAALTVVVPGTVCQQPAEARQAIARVRDRITEVVELAAPELNAAAYHARNRWMVDHSAMTIGFPLAGQLHSGTWQTLNYTRDQGKPHVVVPI, via the coding sequence ATGATCTTGACGCGCGCGATCACGATCACGGGCACCCGCAACACCAGCCACAAACCCCTCGACGAGTACGCCCAGCTCTTCACCGACTTCCTCGGCCCCTTCGCCACCGACGCCCACTTTTACATCGGCGGCGCGCGCGGCATCGACGCCCTCACCCTGCTCTGGCTCGCCGGCAACACCGACGCCGCACTCACCGTCGTCGTCCCCGGCACCGTCTGCCAGCAGCCCGCCGAAGCCCGGCAGGCCATCGCGCGCGTCCGGGACCGCATCACTGAGGTCGTCGAACTCGCCGCACCCGAGCTGAACGCGGCTGCCTACCACGCCCGGAACCGGTGGATGGTCGACCACTCCGCGATGACGATCGGCTTCCCGCTGGCCGGTCAGCTCCACTCCGGCACCTGGCAGACCCTCAACTACACGCGAGATCAGGGCAAACCTCACGTAGTCGTCCCCATCTGA
- a CDS encoding nuclear transport factor 2 family protein, with amino-acid sequence MTPNNTDEQIRHIFDEWHRAVKDQDAEGMAALYAHDGVLETPAVLALWPEREDAVVHGRDAIAQFFAQSFQARSGEGVFEDWFRSGQYFSDGRLLIWEYPRKTPKGDQTDVIESMDLENGLIAHHRVYWGWVGFNKLHKAINKARQ; translated from the coding sequence ATGACGCCGAACAACACCGACGAGCAAATCCGCCACATCTTCGACGAGTGGCACCGGGCCGTCAAGGACCAGGACGCCGAGGGCATGGCCGCCCTCTACGCGCACGACGGGGTGCTCGAGACCCCGGCCGTGCTGGCCCTGTGGCCCGAGCGCGAGGACGCCGTCGTGCACGGCAGAGACGCCATCGCGCAGTTCTTCGCGCAAAGCTTCCAAGCCCGCAGCGGCGAAGGGGTCTTCGAGGACTGGTTCCGCAGCGGGCAATACTTCTCCGACGGGCGGTTGCTGATCTGGGAGTACCCACGCAAAACCCCGAAGGGCGACCAGACGGACGTCATCGAGTCCATGGATCTCGAGAACGGGCTGATCGCCCACCACCGCGTCTACTGGGGATGGGTGGGGTTCAACAAGCTCCACAAAGCCATCAACAAGGCCCGACAGTAG
- a CDS encoding DinB family protein yields MSRQVATPARLVTLLDQFDFGCERLLGRINGPVVDSGNGVEVEATPMTDGEYLWEPVPDCWSVRRHVDGPGARATLLVGAGDWGRDSAASPHPVPPPFTTIAWRLTHLGEMLAVRADHANGTHTLTKDDFRVSPDAAGAIASFSAAAAAWREALLAADNAVLDKIGHCTYPHGSDPEEPFIDVIWWVNQELLHHGAEIALLRDLYRYQA; encoded by the coding sequence ATGAGCCGTCAGGTCGCCACGCCAGCGCGCCTGGTGACACTGCTGGACCAGTTCGACTTCGGCTGCGAGCGCCTGCTCGGCCGGATCAACGGGCCGGTGGTGGACAGTGGCAACGGAGTCGAGGTCGAAGCCACCCCGATGACCGACGGGGAATACCTCTGGGAGCCGGTGCCCGACTGCTGGTCGGTCCGCCGCCACGTGGACGGGCCGGGAGCACGCGCCACCCTGCTGGTGGGGGCGGGCGACTGGGGCCGGGACTCGGCGGCCTCGCCGCACCCCGTGCCGCCGCCCTTCACCACTATCGCCTGGCGGCTGACCCACCTCGGCGAGATGCTGGCCGTCCGCGCCGACCACGCCAACGGCACCCACACCCTCACGAAGGACGACTTCCGGGTCAGCCCTGACGCCGCCGGGGCGATCGCGAGCTTCTCGGCCGCCGCCGCAGCCTGGCGCGAGGCGCTGCTCGCCGCCGACAACGCCGTGCTCGACAAGATCGGCCACTGCACGTACCCGCACGGCAGCGACCCGGAGGAACCATTCATCGACGTCATCTGGTGGGTGAACCAGGAACTCCTGCACCACGGAGCCGAGATCGCCCTGCTGCGCGACCTCTACCGGTACCAGGCGTAG
- a CDS encoding ABC transporter substrate-binding protein, whose product MSRRNVLRGAALGAGMVTLPALLSACGSGPGGGKNEVSVGSNASDAVPKKAYAAAFDAYRKQSGKKAKVNTKDHNDFQENINRYLQGRPDDVFMWFAGYRMQYFAEKGLLTDISDVWSSFSGFSDALKAQSTHDGRQFFVPYYYYPWAVFHRTSLFQQKGYQQPKTWDQFIALAKRMSKDGTPVAFSDKDGWPAMGTFDYINLRLNGYDFHKSLMAGQEAWTDNRVKKVFDTWRELMPYYQKGALGRTWEEAGQSLQQRRTGMAVFGMPHPGSQFPENERDDIDFFAFPEIDPQYGQDAVEAPIDGFLVAKKSKNVAAAKDLLKWLGTPKAEDIYLQYDPNNVAVNSGADTSKYSALQKKSAELVSGARQISQFLDRDTRPDFASTVMIQAIQDFIGDPKDVDGLCNSIERQKKTIFSQPVG is encoded by the coding sequence ATCTCCCGGCGCAATGTTCTGCGGGGTGCGGCCCTCGGAGCGGGCATGGTCACACTTCCCGCCCTGCTGTCCGCCTGCGGTTCCGGGCCCGGTGGCGGCAAGAACGAGGTCAGCGTCGGGTCGAACGCCTCGGACGCGGTACCGAAGAAGGCGTACGCGGCGGCGTTCGACGCCTACCGGAAGCAGTCCGGCAAGAAGGCCAAGGTCAACACCAAGGACCACAACGACTTCCAGGAGAACATCAACCGGTATCTCCAGGGCCGGCCCGACGACGTCTTCATGTGGTTCGCCGGGTACCGCATGCAGTACTTCGCGGAGAAGGGGCTGCTGACCGACATCAGCGACGTGTGGTCGTCCTTCTCCGGGTTCTCCGACGCCCTCAAGGCGCAGTCGACGCACGACGGCCGGCAGTTCTTCGTGCCGTACTACTACTATCCGTGGGCCGTCTTCCACCGGACGAGCCTGTTCCAGCAGAAGGGCTACCAGCAGCCCAAGACCTGGGACCAGTTCATCGCGCTGGCCAAGCGGATGTCCAAGGACGGCACCCCTGTCGCCTTCAGCGACAAGGACGGCTGGCCCGCCATGGGCACCTTCGACTACATCAACCTGCGCCTGAACGGATACGACTTCCACAAGTCCCTGATGGCGGGCCAGGAGGCGTGGACCGACAATCGGGTGAAGAAGGTCTTCGACACCTGGCGCGAACTCATGCCGTACTACCAGAAGGGCGCCCTCGGCCGGACCTGGGAGGAGGCCGGGCAGAGCCTTCAGCAGCGCAGGACGGGCATGGCCGTCTTCGGCATGCCGCACCCCGGCAGCCAGTTCCCGGAGAACGAGCGCGACGACATCGACTTCTTCGCGTTTCCCGAGATCGACCCGCAGTACGGCCAGGACGCCGTGGAGGCGCCCATCGACGGCTTCCTGGTGGCGAAGAAGTCCAAGAACGTCGCCGCCGCCAAGGACCTGCTCAAGTGGCTCGGCACACCGAAGGCCGAGGACATCTACCTCCAGTACGACCCGAACAACGTGGCCGTCAACTCCGGCGCCGACACCTCCAAGTACAGCGCCCTGCAGAAGAAGTCCGCCGAACTCGTCTCCGGCGCCCGGCAGATCTCGCAGTTCCTGGACCGCGACACCCGCCCCGACTTCGCCTCCACCGTGATGATCCAGGCGATCCAGGACTTCATCGGCGACCCGAAGGACGTCGACGGGCTGTGCAACAGCATCGAACGGCAGAAGAAGACCATCTTCTCGCAGCCCGTCGGCTGA
- a CDS encoding FUSC family protein: MPQEWWKPTWSVPAAMRAVRAAIVVPSLFAIAYKVIGSPQTALYATFGGIATLVIAGFGGTRTNKLSAHTQFAVVGSLALIIGTLVSGTTWLAALVTVPVTFAIFFGGIVGPNAATGAIAAMFAYVLPVVSAGGAATIPSRLEGWWMASVAGTIAVLLLSPPAPGHRLRAATAELAGELAGRLRAAADGQTTTPAAMRAAKERLRAAFDAAPYRPTMLGTADQALGSLVQLLEWGASQVGDAFDGHIDLARSCPQDRALLRAAAGLFADTQALLAGQAANPDFAALERARRRSAERLRDLSGRAGEPDARVAAAQAVHAQSIAVVARGAAADALIVSHRASAKAVEAERRDWYGFSTDAATAAAAPAAIVPANATPAAAALAAATNSPRIATNSPRMQGLIGAVTLVRRHASVRSVWFLNSLRAAVALAAAVAVADASGVQDAFWVVLGTLSVLRTSAAATGSTALRALGGTVVGFVVGAALLIGIGTHPGALWAVFPVAVLVAAYAPGTTSFLVGQAAFTVTVVVVFNLLAPVGWTIGLLRIEDVAIGCGVSLAVGVLLWPRGVSSVVGDDLADAFRSGAAFLTQAVDWALSELMVPPAASIAAVSAGIRLDDAMRCFLTEQGSKKLGKEDLWTLVNAATRLRLTAHTLAALRPATPVASADPGSACMPLAGSDGYAGASACTGLRIEAADLAGFYGTIAQEVSRPSLGPTTVSPPLLMAPAMPRQASTADANAPVEASPEPELPHPHLFWVQEHLHHLSKDAQSVSEPAQHMAEVRRRPWWR; this comes from the coding sequence GTGCCGCAGGAATGGTGGAAACCGACCTGGTCAGTACCAGCCGCGATGCGCGCTGTGCGGGCGGCCATCGTTGTTCCGTCGCTGTTCGCGATCGCCTACAAGGTGATCGGCAGCCCGCAGACCGCGCTGTACGCCACCTTCGGCGGGATCGCCACGCTGGTCATCGCCGGATTCGGCGGTACCAGGACCAACAAGCTGTCCGCGCACACGCAATTCGCCGTCGTTGGCAGCCTCGCGCTGATCATCGGCACGCTGGTGAGCGGGACAACCTGGCTCGCCGCCCTGGTCACGGTCCCCGTCACGTTCGCGATCTTCTTCGGCGGGATTGTCGGCCCGAACGCGGCGACCGGCGCCATCGCGGCCATGTTCGCCTACGTGCTGCCGGTTGTCTCCGCGGGCGGCGCCGCCACGATTCCGAGCCGGCTTGAGGGCTGGTGGATGGCGTCCGTCGCCGGAACCATCGCGGTGCTGCTGCTCTCGCCGCCCGCGCCGGGGCACCGGCTGCGCGCCGCCACCGCCGAGCTGGCGGGCGAGCTGGCCGGCCGTCTGCGCGCCGCCGCCGACGGCCAGACGACGACGCCCGCGGCGATGCGCGCGGCCAAGGAGCGACTGCGCGCCGCGTTCGACGCCGCGCCGTATCGCCCGACCATGCTTGGCACCGCCGACCAAGCGCTGGGCAGCCTGGTGCAGCTGCTGGAGTGGGGCGCGTCGCAGGTTGGCGACGCGTTCGACGGGCACATCGACCTGGCCCGTTCCTGCCCGCAAGACCGCGCGCTGCTGCGCGCCGCCGCAGGCCTGTTCGCCGATACGCAGGCGCTGCTCGCCGGCCAGGCGGCCAACCCCGATTTCGCCGCTTTGGAGAGGGCGCGGAGGCGGTCGGCGGAGCGTCTGCGTGACCTGTCCGGCCGCGCCGGCGAGCCGGACGCACGGGTCGCGGCGGCGCAGGCGGTGCACGCGCAGTCGATCGCGGTCGTCGCCCGCGGCGCCGCCGCAGACGCGCTGATCGTCAGCCACCGTGCCTCCGCCAAGGCGGTCGAGGCGGAGCGCCGTGACTGGTACGGCTTCTCCACCGACGCTGCCACCGCCGCGGCGGCCCCGGCCGCCATCGTGCCTGCAAACGCCACGCCTGCCGCCGCCGCGCTGGCCGCAGCGACCAACTCACCCCGGATAGCGACCAACTCACCCCGGATGCAGGGCCTGATCGGTGCGGTCACCCTGGTGCGGCGGCACGCGTCCGTCCGCTCGGTCTGGTTCCTCAACTCGCTGCGCGCGGCGGTGGCGCTCGCCGCTGCCGTCGCCGTCGCGGACGCGTCCGGGGTGCAGGACGCGTTCTGGGTGGTGCTTGGCACGCTGTCGGTGCTGCGCACCAGCGCAGCGGCGACCGGATCGACGGCGTTGCGCGCGCTGGGCGGCACCGTCGTCGGTTTCGTGGTGGGGGCGGCGCTGCTCATCGGGATCGGGACCCATCCCGGCGCGCTGTGGGCGGTATTCCCGGTGGCGGTGCTCGTCGCCGCGTACGCGCCGGGAACCACGTCGTTCCTGGTCGGGCAGGCCGCCTTCACGGTGACGGTCGTGGTGGTGTTCAACCTGCTCGCCCCGGTCGGCTGGACGATCGGGCTGCTGCGGATCGAGGACGTGGCGATCGGCTGCGGTGTCAGCCTGGCGGTCGGCGTGCTGCTGTGGCCACGCGGGGTGTCGTCGGTGGTCGGCGACGATCTCGCCGACGCCTTCCGCTCCGGCGCGGCGTTCCTGACCCAGGCGGTGGACTGGGCGCTCAGCGAGCTGATGGTGCCGCCGGCCGCCTCGATCGCCGCGGTGAGCGCGGGCATCAGGCTCGACGACGCGATGCGCTGCTTCCTCACCGAGCAGGGAAGCAAGAAGCTGGGCAAGGAAGACCTGTGGACGCTGGTCAACGCCGCGACCCGGCTGCGGCTGACCGCGCATACCCTGGCCGCGCTGCGGCCGGCCACGCCGGTCGCGTCGGCCGACCCCGGGAGCGCCTGCATGCCGCTGGCGGGGTCGGACGGGTACGCGGGCGCGTCGGCCTGCACCGGGCTCCGGATCGAGGCGGCGGACCTGGCCGGGTTCTACGGAACGATCGCCCAGGAGGTGAGCCGGCCATCACTCGGACCGACGACGGTTTCGCCGCCGCTGTTGATGGCGCCAGCCATGCCAAGGCAGGCGTCAACGGCCGACGCGAACGCACCAGTCGAAGCGTCGCCGGAGCCTGAACTGCCGCACCCGCACCTGTTCTGGGTGCAAGAGCACCTGCATCACCTGAGCAAAGACGCCCAGTCGGTGAGCGAGCCCGCGCAGCACATGGCGGAGGTCCGCCGCCGCCCCTGGTGGCGGTAG
- a CDS encoding carbohydrate ABC transporter permease yields MALTSPRRAGRPRLRRFTRRDLAVLVVLLGIPVLLDVAIVWGPTLASIGLSFTSWDGIGDIHWAGGENYRNLAENYPPFWPAVRHNVLWLLFLGLIATPFGLFLAVLIDRGVRFSRFYQSVLYLPVVLSLAIVGFIAQLLLGTDQGAVNTLLGNRADPVDWLGDSRLNIWMMMIAASWRHVGYVMILYLAGLKSVDPALKEAAAIDGANERQTFFRVVLPTLRPVNVVVGVITVIEALRAFDIVYAVNKGRNGLELLSVLITDNIIGEASRIGFGSAIAVVLLTVSLGGIVTFLVQELRGARDR; encoded by the coding sequence GTGGCGCTCACCTCGCCGCGGCGCGCCGGACGGCCACGGCTGCGCCGGTTCACCCGCCGCGACCTCGCCGTCCTCGTCGTGCTGCTCGGCATACCGGTGCTGCTCGACGTCGCCATCGTCTGGGGTCCGACGCTGGCCTCCATCGGACTGTCCTTCACCTCCTGGGACGGCATCGGGGACATCCACTGGGCCGGGGGCGAGAACTACCGGAACCTCGCGGAGAACTACCCGCCGTTCTGGCCCGCGGTCCGCCACAACGTTCTCTGGCTGCTCTTCCTCGGACTGATCGCGACGCCGTTCGGACTGTTCCTGGCCGTGCTCATCGACCGGGGGGTCCGCTTCAGCCGCTTCTACCAGTCCGTGCTCTACCTGCCGGTGGTGCTCTCCCTGGCCATCGTCGGCTTCATCGCCCAACTGCTGCTGGGCACCGACCAGGGCGCGGTCAACACCCTCCTCGGCAACCGCGCCGACCCCGTCGACTGGCTCGGCGACTCCCGCCTCAACATCTGGATGATGATGATCGCGGCGAGCTGGCGGCACGTCGGCTACGTCATGATCCTCTACCTGGCCGGCCTGAAGTCCGTCGACCCGGCGCTGAAGGAGGCGGCGGCGATCGACGGGGCGAACGAACGCCAGACGTTCTTCCGCGTGGTCCTGCCGACACTGCGCCCGGTGAACGTCGTGGTCGGCGTCATCACGGTCATCGAGGCGCTGCGCGCCTTCGACATCGTCTACGCGGTCAACAAGGGCCGCAACGGCCTGGAACTGCTGTCGGTGCTGATCACCGACAACATCATCGGCGAGGCCAGCCGCATCGGCTTCGGCTCCGCCATCGCCGTGGTCCTGCTCACCGTGTCCCTGGGGGGCATCGTGACGTTCCTGGTCCAAGAGCTGCGAGGGGCCCGCGACCGATGA
- a CDS encoding DUF6415 family natural product biosynthesis protein: protein MSAAATNRSTRAGALPPADTATMRRSAARALPPEGEEPPTGEALEQLTGLLRGHMELIVPQVEQAAAKLPRDDVPRYCALACLGEARRKLSSQAGEGEYGAQAHARRLARSLMALCDHYETLTGIVMCLACDQPIRAGDVSQPYDHAGSSGGTAGAGRVHARCAAAVRRR, encoded by the coding sequence ATGAGCGCGGCGGCCACGAACCGGAGCACGAGAGCCGGCGCCCTGCCGCCGGCGGACACCGCGACGATGCGCCGCAGTGCGGCTCGGGCCCTCCCACCCGAGGGTGAAGAGCCGCCGACTGGCGAAGCCCTCGAGCAGCTCACCGGTCTGCTGCGAGGGCACATGGAGCTGATCGTCCCGCAGGTCGAGCAGGCTGCTGCGAAGCTCCCCCGCGACGACGTGCCCCGGTACTGCGCGCTCGCCTGCCTCGGCGAGGCACGCCGCAAGCTCAGTTCACAGGCCGGCGAGGGTGAGTACGGTGCGCAGGCGCATGCCCGGAGGCTGGCCCGGTCGCTGATGGCGCTGTGCGACCACTACGAGACGCTGACCGGCATCGTCATGTGCCTCGCTTGCGACCAGCCGATCAGGGCTGGCGATGTGTCCCAGCCGTACGACCATGCCGGCTCGTCCGGTGGGACGGCGGGTGCGGGCCGCGTTCACGCCCGGTGTGCCGCTGCGGTGCGTCGGCGCTGA
- a CDS encoding carbohydrate ABC transporter permease, producing MTADIRTTAPVHRPAQAPARPAGPRRRGRWGVQIFLAAVSLAFVAPLLLAVYASLRPYQDTAQNGYFSWPSHLSFAYYRQAYTESGMGGYFVNTLIIAVPAVIVTLFLAAFVAFAVSRLRLRGGLVLLMFFTAGNLLPQQVIVTPLYVLFNRIPLPWWMSDSLTMYDSYWAVIVVNIGFQLGFCVFVLANFMRTLPQEILEAAIVDGAGVWTRFWRITLPLCRPALAALATLEFTWVYNDFLWALIFISDPGKLPITSSLNNLRGQFFTDYNLLAAGSVLVALPTIVVFLLLQRHFIAGLTLGSTKG from the coding sequence ATGACGGCAGACATCCGCACCACCGCGCCCGTGCACCGCCCGGCGCAGGCGCCCGCACGGCCGGCGGGGCCCCGGCGGCGGGGCCGCTGGGGCGTGCAGATCTTCCTGGCGGCGGTGTCGCTGGCGTTCGTCGCGCCGCTGCTGCTCGCCGTCTACGCCTCCCTGCGCCCCTACCAGGACACGGCGCAGAACGGCTACTTCTCCTGGCCCAGCCATCTGTCCTTCGCGTACTACCGCCAGGCCTACACCGAGTCCGGCATGGGCGGATACTTCGTCAACACGCTGATCATCGCGGTGCCCGCGGTGATCGTCACGCTGTTCCTTGCGGCGTTCGTGGCGTTCGCGGTCTCGCGCCTGAGACTGCGCGGCGGCCTCGTCCTGCTGATGTTCTTCACGGCGGGCAACCTGCTCCCGCAGCAGGTGATCGTCACGCCTCTCTACGTCCTGTTCAACAGGATCCCGTTGCCGTGGTGGATGTCCGACTCACTGACGATGTACGACTCCTACTGGGCCGTCATCGTCGTCAACATCGGCTTCCAGCTGGGCTTCTGCGTCTTCGTCCTGGCCAACTTCATGCGCACGCTGCCCCAGGAGATCCTGGAGGCGGCGATCGTCGACGGCGCGGGCGTGTGGACCCGGTTCTGGCGCATCACGCTGCCGCTGTGCCGACCGGCCCTCGCGGCCCTGGCCACCCTCGAGTTCACCTGGGTCTACAACGACTTCCTCTGGGCCCTGATCTTCATCTCCGACCCCGGCAAGCTTCCGATCACCTCCTCCTTGAACAACCTGCGCGGACAGTTTTTTACGGACTACAACCTGCTGGCGGCCGGATCGGTCCTGGTGGCCCTTCCGACGATCGTGGTCTTCCTGCTCCTGCAACGCCACTTCATCGCGGGACTGACGCTGGGGTCGACGAAGGGGTGA
- a CDS encoding Ku protein, with product MPRTIWSGAISFGLVTVPIRVVSGTEDHSVRLHQYHLADMGRVRVRKVCEIEGREVQQSEIGKGYEWTKDQVIPITDAELSNLPLPTAKAIEIDSFVPLDSVDPIRIGEGYYLAPDGAVAAKPYKLLVQALGRSSKVAVAKYAWSGRERLGLLRVRDDVLVLHSMRWPDEIRSPEELYPPTVDIDEGEIDGALALMETMARDDLTGPDFVDQYTEALERIIEAKREHREPPAVPEPEAEPGQVLDLMAALNASVEKAKAARGEAEADVHEMPVPKKKTAAKQQPAKEATAQKTVKKSARRPRSA from the coding sequence ATGCCCCGAACCATCTGGTCTGGCGCGATCAGCTTCGGCCTAGTCACGGTGCCGATCCGCGTGGTCAGCGGCACCGAAGACCACAGCGTGCGCCTCCACCAGTACCACCTTGCCGACATGGGCAGGGTCCGCGTGCGGAAGGTGTGCGAGATCGAGGGGCGCGAGGTCCAGCAGTCCGAGATCGGCAAGGGCTACGAGTGGACGAAGGACCAGGTCATCCCCATCACCGACGCCGAGCTGAGCAACCTGCCACTGCCCACCGCCAAGGCGATCGAGATCGACAGTTTCGTGCCGCTGGACTCGGTGGACCCGATCCGGATCGGTGAGGGCTACTACCTCGCCCCGGACGGTGCCGTCGCCGCGAAGCCGTACAAGCTGCTGGTGCAGGCGCTGGGCCGCTCGTCGAAGGTGGCCGTCGCGAAGTACGCGTGGAGCGGGAGGGAGCGCCTGGGTCTGCTGCGGGTGCGGGATGACGTGCTGGTGCTGCATTCCATGCGCTGGCCGGACGAGATCCGTTCCCCGGAGGAGTTGTACCCGCCGACTGTGGACATCGACGAGGGCGAGATCGACGGCGCGCTCGCACTGATGGAGACGATGGCGCGCGACGACCTGACTGGGCCGGACTTCGTCGACCAGTACACGGAGGCTCTGGAGCGGATCATCGAGGCCAAGCGCGAGCACCGGGAGCCGCCCGCGGTGCCGGAGCCGGAGGCCGAGCCGGGGCAGGTGCTGGACCTGATGGCGGCGCTGAACGCGTCCGTGGAGAAAGCGAAGGCCGCGCGCGGCGAGGCGGAGGCCGACGTGCACGAGATGCCGGTACCGAAGAAGAAGACCGCCGCAAAGCAGCAGCCGGCCAAGGAGGCCACCGCACAGAAGACGGTGAAGAAGTCCGCGCGACGGCCGCGCAGCGCCTAG
- a CDS encoding Rid family hydrolase, with translation MEGILAKAGASLMDIVSVRQWLVDENDVDAYWVVRREVIKHEIASMMAVVDRFIWPSFKVELEVIAAKPPTS, from the coding sequence ATCGAGGGCATCCTCGCGAAGGCCGGAGCGAGCCTGATGGACATCGTGAGCGTGCGCCAGTGGCTGGTCGACGAAAATGACGTCGACGCGTACTGGGTCGTCCGGCGCGAGGTGATCAAGCACGAGATCGCGTCGATGATGGCGGTGGTGGACAGGTTCATATGGCCGAGCTTCAAGGTCGAGCTCGAAGTCATCGCGGCGAAGCCGCCCACGAGCTGA
- a CDS encoding NUDIX domain-containing protein — translation MIVWINGAFGAGKTTTARELIELIPNSTLFDPEVIGGALTYLLPPKHLAEVGDYQDLPIWRRMVIDTAAAMLAELGGTLVVPMTLLRQEHRDEIFGGLAARRIAVRHVLLAPAETILRERIAHREVPPDLPDGEMRVRQWAYDHIEPYRTALASWLTADAHPVDTSALTPHETAVRVVEAVSSGAVPVCDIVQTPEPTAETVASGVLLFDERDRVLLVDPTYKPGWEFPGGVVEPGEAPARAGMREVAEETGVRLDDVPRLLVVDWEPPAPPAFGGLRFLFDGGRLNSAAAQRLLLPGPELRACRFVTEREAADLLPPVRYARLRWALRARERGAAAYLEAGVPVG, via the coding sequence ATGATCGTCTGGATCAACGGCGCTTTCGGTGCGGGGAAGACGACCACCGCACGGGAACTGATCGAACTGATCCCGAACAGTACGCTCTTCGACCCCGAGGTCATCGGCGGTGCGCTGACGTATCTGCTGCCGCCCAAACATCTCGCCGAGGTCGGCGACTACCAGGATCTGCCGATCTGGCGGCGCATGGTGATCGACACGGCGGCCGCGATGCTCGCCGAGCTGGGCGGAACCCTCGTGGTGCCCATGACCCTGCTGCGCCAGGAGCACCGCGACGAGATCTTCGGCGGGCTCGCCGCCCGCCGCATCGCCGTGCGGCATGTACTCCTCGCCCCGGCCGAAACGATCCTGCGGGAGCGGATAGCCCACCGGGAGGTCCCGCCCGACCTGCCCGACGGCGAGATGCGCGTCCGCCAGTGGGCCTACGACCACATCGAGCCCTACCGGACCGCGCTGGCCTCCTGGCTCACCGCCGACGCCCACCCCGTCGACACCAGCGCCCTCACCCCGCACGAGACGGCGGTCCGCGTCGTCGAGGCCGTCAGCAGCGGTGCCGTGCCCGTCTGCGACATCGTGCAGACCCCGGAGCCCACGGCCGAGACCGTCGCCTCCGGGGTGCTCCTGTTCGACGAACGGGACCGCGTACTGCTCGTCGACCCCACCTACAAGCCCGGCTGGGAGTTCCCCGGCGGTGTCGTCGAACCCGGCGAGGCACCGGCCCGTGCGGGAATGCGCGAGGTCGCCGAGGAGACGGGGGTGCGGCTGGACGACGTGCCCCGGCTGCTCGTCGTCGACTGGGAGCCGCCCGCGCCCCCCGCCTTCGGCGGTCTGCGCTTCCTCTTCGACGGCGGCCGGCTGAACTCCGCGGCGGCCCAGCGACTGCTGCTGCCCGGACCCGAGCTGCGCGCCTGCCGCTTCGTCACCGAGCGGGAGGCCGCCGACCTGCTCCCGCCCGTCCGCTACGCCCGGCTGCGCTGGGCACTGCGGGCCCGCGAGCGCGGCGCGGCGGCGTACCTGGAGGCGGGCGTCCCGGTCGGCTGA